A single Salmo salar chromosome ssa19, Ssal_v3.1, whole genome shotgun sequence DNA region contains:
- the LOC100136506 gene encoding activin receptor type-2B, translating to MFASWLTFALLLGTFCAGPSHGEVDTRECLFYNVNYEIEKTNQSGVERCEGEKDKRLHCYASWRNNSGTIELVKKGCWLDDFNCYDRQECVATEENPQVFFCCCEGNFCNERFTHLPDVNGPMIKPPPPMPTLLNVLVYSLLPITMLSMALLLAFWMYRHRKPPYGHVDINEDPGLVPPPSPLVGLKPLQLLEIKARGRFGCVWKAQMMNEYVAVKVFPIQDKQSWMNERDVFLTPGMKHENLLRYIAAEKRGTNLEMELWLISEFHQRGSLTDYLKGNAISWTELCHISETMACGLAYLHEDVPRYKGEGPKPAIAHRDFKSKNVMLRTDLTAIIGDFGLAVRFEPGKPPGDTHGQVGTRRYMAPEVLEGAINFQRDAFLRIDMYSMGLVLWELVSRCKAADGPVDEYMLPFEEEIGQHPSLEDLQDVVVHKKMRPVFKDCWLKHAGLESMCETIEECWDHDAEARLSAGCVEERISQIRRLTSPPTSDCLVSMVTSVTNVDLPPKESSI from the exons GACCAAGCCATGGAGAGGTGGACACACGGGAGTGCTTGTTCTATAACGTGAACTATGAGATCGAGAAGACCAACCAGAGCGGGGTAGAGCGCTGTGAGGGTGAGAAGGACAAGAGGTTGCACTGCTACGCCTCATGGCGCAACAACTCTGGTACCATCGAGCTGGTGAAGAAGGGCTGCTGGCTGGACGACTTCAACTGCTATGACAG GCAAGAGTGTGTGGCGACAGAGGAGAATCCTCAGGTCTTCTTCTGTTGCTGCGAGGGGAACTTCTGCAACGAGAGGTTCACCCACCTGCCCGATGTCAATGGACCAA tgATCAAGCCGCCTCCCCCCATGCCCACCCTACTCAATGTGCTGGTCTACTCACTGCTGCCTATCACCATGCTCTCCATGGCCCTGCTGCTGGCCTTCTGGATGTACCGCCACCGCAAGCCGCCCTATGGCCACGTGGACATCAACGAG GATCCTGGCCTagttcctcctccttcccccctgGTGGGGCTCAAACCCCTGCAGTTGCTGGAGATCAAGGCAAGGGGGCGCTTCGGCTGCGTGTGGAAGGCCCAGATGATGAATGAATACGTGGCTGTCAAGGTCTTCCCCATTCAG GATAAGCAGTCGTGGATGAATGAGCGGGACGTGTTCCTCACGCCGGGGATGAAGCACGAGAACCTGCTGCGCTACATTGCGGCCGAGAAACGAGGGACCAACCTGGAGATGGAGCTGTGGCTCATCTCTGAATTCCACCAGAGG GGCTCCCTGACAGACTATCTGAAGGGGAACGCGATCAGCTGGACTGAGCTGTGTCACATCTCTGAGACCATGGCCTGCGGGCTGGCCTACCTGCATGAGGACGTTCCTCGCTACAAAGGAGAGGGACCCAAACCGGCCATCGCTCACAG GGACTTTAAGAGTAAGAACGTGATGCTGCGGACGGACCTGACGGCCATCATCGGAGACTTTGGGCTGGCGGTGCGGTTCGAGCCGGGCAAGCCCCCAGGGGACACTCATGGCCAG GTGGGTACCAGGCGCTACATGGCGCCGGAGGTCCTGGAAGGGGCCATTAACTTTCAGCGGGATGCCTTCCTCAGGATAGACATGTACTCCATGGGCCTGGTGCTGTGGGAGCTGGTGTCGCGCTGCAAGGCGGCCGACG GCCCAGTGGATGAGTACATGCTGCCGTTTGAGGAGGAGATCGGCCAGCACCCGTCCCTGGAGGACTTACAGGATGTGGTGGTCCACAAAAAGATGAGGCCGGTCTTCAAGGACTGCTGGCTCAAACACGCT GGCCTAGAGTCGATGTGTGAGACAATAGAGGAGTGCTGGGACCATGACGCCGAGGCGCGGCTTTCGGCCGGCTGCGTGGAGGAGCGCATCTCGCAGATCCGCCGGCTGACCAGCCCCCCTACCTCAGACTGCTTGGTCTCCATGGTGACCTCTGTCACCAACGTGGACTTGCCACCCAAAGAGTCCAGTATCTGA